A DNA window from Daucus carota subsp. sativus chromosome 3, DH1 v3.0, whole genome shotgun sequence contains the following coding sequences:
- the LOC135151479 gene encoding uncharacterized protein LOC135151479, whose product MISLHQGTTDDNFRRSIAKRAPNNMNELQERAGKYIKAEETLKKSQRDGDNSSTKKRAGPRFTEYARLNAPRSQILMEIEKEGSVRWPKPIRTDPEKRNKDLYCRFHMYMGHKSDNCRQLKDEIEFLIRKGKLSRDKRNQPRGHMINVISEGPTATGLSSNSRKAYASEVMCIVGEPPKRAKNKFALEFDNLDLDRVKFPHDDPLVITPVIGNSSVKRALVDSGASVDILFNDAYEKMRYFDSQLTPSDMPIYSFNNAETKMEGMIQLPVTMGTEPRHATCMLNFLVVKSSSTYNVILGRTEIHAFKAIPSNYHLKIKFMTKNGVGEELGDQKMARSCYVGALKSRGTGAQVLPIEDLDVREEEERRGKPAEDLVGASLPEDMKSKFLKFLRNNGDVFAWNAADMPGIDPLFMTHTLNVNPDRKLVKQKKRTFCP is encoded by the exons ATGATTTCCCTACATcaaggaaccacggatgataatttccgTCGATCAATAGCTAAGAGGGCCCCTAACAACATGAATGAGCTTCAGGAGAGGGCCGGGAAGTATATCAAGGCTGAGGAAACCTTGAAGAAATCCCAGA GGGATGGTGATAACTCCTCCACCAAAAAGAGAGcaggaccgaggttcactgagtatgcaaggctgaatgcccctaggagtcagatcctgatggaaattgagaaagagggaagtgttcgatggccgaagcctattaGGACTGATCCCGAGAAGAGAAACAAGGACTTATACTGCAGGTTTCATATGTATATGGGACATAAGAGCGATAattgtcggcagttgaaggatgagattgagtttttgATCCGGAAAGGCAAGTTGTCCAG GGATAAGAGAAACCAGCCTAGAGGGCATATGATCAATGTAATCTCTGAAGGACCGACCGCAACAGGCCTGTCTAGTAATtcacgaaaagcttatgctAGTGAAGTGATGTGCATTGTTGGAGAGCCCCCGAAGAGGGCAAAAAACAAGTTTGCTCTAGAATTTGACAATTTAGATCTTGACAGAGTGAAATTTCCCCATGATGATCCTTTGGTAATTACCCCggtgattggaaactcgtctGTAAAAAGGGCACTCGTTGACAGTGGAGCCTCAGTAGATATCTTATTTAATGATGCATATGAAAAGATGAGATATTTTGATTCACAATTGACACCttcagatatgcctatatacAGCTTTAATAACGCGGAGACGAAGATGGAAGGTATGATCCAACTACCCGTAACAATGGGCACCGAGCCTAGACATGCCACATGTATGTTGAATTTTTTGGTCGTAAAATCTTCATCAACCTACAATGTTATCCTTGGAAGGACAGAgatacatgcttttaaagcaattCCATCCAATTACCACTTGAAGATCAAATTCATGACAAAGAACGGAGTGGGAGAAGAACTAGGAGATCAAAAAATGGCTAGAAGTTGTTATGTGGGGGCTCTGAAATCCAGAGGAACTGGGGCGCAGGTTCTCCCAATTGAGGACTTGGATGTccgagaggaagaggaaagaagAGGGAAGCCTGCTGAGGACTTGGTAGGGGCGTCACTCCCCGAGGATATGAAATCcaaatttttgaaattcttgaggaacaacGGGGATGTGTTTGCTTGGAATGCTGCTGATATGCCAGGGATTGATCCCCTCTTTATGACACACACGCTTAATGTGAACCCAGATAGAAAACTCGtgaaacaaaagaagagaaCATTTTGCCCCTGA
- the LOC135151480 gene encoding uncharacterized protein LOC135151480 — translation MNRFTKEALKVPDLDRKVAMMALQQGTTDDNFRRSLTKRAPENMNELQERAGKYIKAEESLKKSQNNQGPTPNPKKCGNDTEYNADRKYSKTGDGDKSPTKKRAGPRFTKYARLNAPRSQILMEIEKDGSLKDEIEFLIRKGKLSRYTRDTDRNPRDNDNRGKDNDDRDKRNQPRGPVINVISGGPTAAGLSNNSRKAYAREVMCIVGEPPKRTKIEFALAFDNLDLDRVKFPHDDPLVITPVIGNSSVKRVLVDSGASVDILFHDAYEKMGYSDSQLTPSDMPIYSFNNVETKIEGMIQLPVTMGTEPRQATRMLNFLVVKASSTYNAILGRTGIHAFKAIPSTYHLKIKFPTKNGVGEEMGDQKMARSCYVGALKSGGTGGQVLPIKDLDVREEEERRGKPAEDLVPISLYPDEPEKVTYVGASLPEDMKSEFVKFLRNNRDVFAWTAADMPGIDPLFMTHTLNVNPDRKPVKLLPLRGRKP, via the exons atgaataggttcactAAGGAGGCGCTCAAGGTCCCGGATTTAGACCGGAAAGTAGCAATGATGGCCCTACAGcaaggaaccacggatgataatttccgTCGATCACTAACCAAGAGGGCCCCTGAAAACATGAATGAGCTCCAGGAGAGGGCCGGGAAGTATATCAAGGCTGAGGAAAGCCTGAAGAAATCCCAGAATAACCAGGGACCGACCCCGAACCCAAAGAAATGTGGAAACGACACCGAATACAACGCGGATAGAAAGTATTCAAAGACAGGGGATGGTGATAAGTCCCCTACCAAAAAGAGAGCAGGACCGAGGTTCACTAagtatgcaaggctgaatgcccctaggagtcagatcctgatggaaattgagaaagatggaagt ttgaaggatgagattgagtttttgATCCGGAAAGGCAAGTTGTCCAGGTATACTAGGGATACAGATAGAAATCCCCGTGACAATGATAATCGTGGAAAAGACAACGATGATAGGGATAAGAGAAAccagcctcgagggcctgtgaTCAATGTAATCTCTGGAGGACCGACCGCAGCAGGCCTATCTAAtaactcacgaaaagcttatgctcgtgaagtgatgtGCATTGTTGGAGAGCCCCCAAAGAGGACAAAAATTGAGTTTGCTCTAGCATTCGACAATTTAGATCTTGACAGAGTTAAATTTCCCCATGATGATCCTTTGGTGATCACCCCGGTTATTGGAAACTCTTCTGTAAAAAGGGTACTCGTTGACAGTGGAGCCTCGGTAGATATCTTATTTCATGATGCATATGAGAAGATGGGATATTCTGATTCGCAATTGACACCttcagatatgcctatatacAGCTTTAATAATGTGGAGACAAAGATTGAAGGTATGATCCAACTACCCGTGACAATGGGCACCGAGCCTAGACAGGCCACACGTATGTTGAATTTCTTGGTTGTCAAGGCTTCATCAACCTATAACGCTATCCTTGGGAGGACAGggatacatgcttttaaagcaatcccatccacctaccacttgaagatcaaattccctaCCAAGAACGGAGTGGGAGAAGAAATGGGAGATCAAAAAATGGCTAGAAGTTGTTATGTGGGGGCTCTGAAATCTGGAGGGACCGGGGGGCAGGTTCTCCCAATTAAGGACTTGgatgtccgagaagaagaggaaaggagagggAAACCTGCTGAGGACTTGGTTCCCATCTCCTTGTATCCGGATGAGCCCGAGAAGGTGACCTATGTAGGGGCTTCGCTCCCCGAGGATATGAAATCcgaatttgtgaaattcttgaggaacaaccgggATGTGTTTGCTTGGACCGCTGCTGATATGCCAGGGATTGATCCCCTCTTTATGACACACACGCTTAATGTGAACCCAGATAGAAAACCCGTGAAACTTTTGCCCCTGAGAGGCAGGAAGCCAtaa